One segment of Pantoea sp. Lij88 DNA contains the following:
- a CDS encoding amidohydrolase yields MPISSSPSRRDFLGQSVRWTAAGGLLAAGLGQASAAISSSLPALNPDPPAALPQQDHYLLRNVRLEEGFIREDEEIVATRTGRYDISVRDGKIDQLTPAGQGDSSLPSWDAQDALLLPATQDMHIHLDKTFYGGPWQAPRPRQGKTIMDMIAREQVLIPQLLPHSQARAEGLIALLHAKGTTRARSHCNIDPVSGLKSLEHLQAALARYPDFPCEIVAFPQHGLLHSQVDGLMREAMQHGVEYVGGLDPTHVDGAMEKSLDAMFRIALDYQRGVDIHLHETSPAGVAAIQYMIDTVAKNPELKGKVTLSHGFALATLSGSALDRMIEGLAEQQFSVASTLPIGKLTMPIPQLQAAGIKVMTGTDSVIDHWSPFGTGSMLEKANLYAQLYRGSDEFSLSRALAIATDDRLPLSAQGERQWPAPGDEASMMLVAASCSAEAVARISPVVATFSRGKPVFALAPV; encoded by the coding sequence ATGCCTATTTCCTCTTCGCCGAGCCGCCGTGATTTTCTGGGACAAAGCGTTCGCTGGACCGCCGCTGGCGGCCTGCTGGCCGCCGGTCTCGGTCAGGCCAGTGCCGCCATCTCTTCATCGTTGCCCGCCCTCAATCCCGACCCGCCCGCTGCCCTGCCACAGCAGGATCACTACCTGCTGCGCAATGTGCGGCTGGAAGAGGGTTTTATCCGTGAGGATGAGGAGATTGTCGCGACCCGGACCGGACGTTACGACATCAGCGTGCGCGACGGTAAAATTGACCAGCTGACACCGGCAGGCCAGGGCGACAGCTCGCTGCCGTCCTGGGATGCGCAGGATGCCCTGCTGCTGCCCGCCACTCAGGATATGCACATCCACCTTGATAAAACCTTCTACGGTGGCCCGTGGCAGGCGCCGCGTCCGCGTCAGGGCAAAACCATCATGGATATGATTGCGCGCGAACAGGTGCTGATTCCTCAACTGCTGCCGCACTCCCAGGCGCGCGCCGAAGGGTTGATCGCCCTGCTGCACGCCAAAGGCACCACCCGCGCCCGCAGCCACTGCAATATCGATCCGGTCAGCGGACTGAAAAGCCTGGAACACCTGCAGGCGGCGTTAGCCCGTTACCCGGACTTTCCCTGCGAGATCGTCGCTTTTCCGCAGCACGGCCTGCTGCACTCGCAGGTCGATGGGTTAATGCGTGAGGCGATGCAGCACGGCGTTGAGTATGTCGGCGGACTGGATCCCACTCATGTCGATGGTGCGATGGAGAAGTCGCTGGATGCGATGTTCCGGATTGCGCTCGACTACCAGCGCGGCGTGGATATTCACCTGCATGAGACCTCCCCGGCTGGCGTGGCGGCGATTCAGTACATGATTGATACCGTAGCGAAGAATCCGGAGCTGAAAGGCAAAGTCACCCTCAGCCACGGTTTCGCGCTGGCGACCCTGAGCGGCAGTGCGCTGGATAGGATGATCGAAGGGCTGGCGGAGCAGCAGTTCAGCGTCGCCTCCACACTGCCGATCGGCAAGCTCACCATGCCGATTCCGCAATTGCAGGCGGCGGGCATAAAGGTGATGACCGGCACTGACAGCGTCATCGATCACTGGTCCCCATTTGGCACCGGCAGCATGCTGGAAAAAGCGAATCTCTATGCGCAGCTCTACCGCGGCTCCGATGAGTTCTCGCTGTCGCGGGCGCTGGCGATTGCCACCGACGATCGGCTGCCGCTCTCCGCCCAGGGTGAACGCCAGTGGCCCGCGCCAGGCGATGAAGCCAGCATGATGCTGGTGGCGGCCAGCTGTTCCGCCGAGGCCGTGGCGCGTATCTCGCCCGTCGTCGCGACCTTCTCGCGCGGTAAACCGGTCTTTGCGCTGGCCCCGGTCTGA
- the lldR gene encoding transcriptional regulator LldR, whose amino-acid sequence MSSHADPLVTRLRAYITDHQLEPGMRLPAERQLSAELGVSRSSLREAIQQLISSGMLISRRGGGTWMRQQLAPWSEQRIVEPIRQLLRDDPDYRYDILEARHAIEASTAWHAALRATDADKEKLQYAFDATLKLKESDDPDLAAQADVRFHLAIAEASHNVVLLQTMRGFFELLQSSVMQTRQRMYTQPAIFARLTEQHQALLDAILAGDAEAARQAAMQHLGFVHTTMKSLHEDEARQARITRLPDNDTRNSKESD is encoded by the coding sequence ATGAGCAGCCATGCCGATCCGCTGGTGACACGCCTCCGGGCATACATCACCGACCATCAGCTTGAGCCGGGTATGCGCCTGCCCGCCGAGCGTCAGCTCTCGGCGGAACTCGGCGTCTCCCGCTCCTCGCTGCGGGAAGCGATACAGCAGCTGATCAGCAGCGGAATGCTGATCAGCCGACGCGGCGGCGGCACCTGGATGCGTCAGCAGCTGGCGCCCTGGTCTGAACAGCGCATCGTCGAGCCGATTCGCCAGCTGCTGCGCGACGATCCCGACTACCGCTACGACATTCTGGAAGCGCGGCATGCCATTGAGGCCAGCACGGCCTGGCATGCCGCACTGCGCGCCACCGACGCCGACAAAGAGAAGCTGCAATACGCTTTCGACGCTACCCTGAAGCTGAAAGAGAGCGACGATCCCGATCTCGCCGCCCAGGCAGATGTCCGCTTCCACCTGGCGATTGCCGAGGCGTCGCACAACGTGGTGCTGCTGCAGACGATGCGTGGCTTTTTTGAGCTGCTGCAATCGTCGGTGATGCAGACCCGTCAGCGCATGTACACCCAGCCAGCGATTTTCGCCCGTCTGACGGAACAGCATCAGGCGCTGCTCGATGCGATCCTGGCGGGCGACGCCGAAGCGGCCCGTCAGGCAGCGATGCAGCATCTGGGCTTTGTGCACACCACCATGAAAAGCCTGCATGAAGATGAAGCGCGTCAGGCGCGCATCACCCGCTTACCGGATAACGACACACGCAACTCTAAGGAATCTGACTGA
- the yniD gene encoding small membrane protein YniD, with amino-acid sequence MTKYRAAKKYWKMVLVLLCICGALLLIRWAAMIWA; translated from the coding sequence GTGACAAAATACCGGGCGGCTAAAAAGTACTGGAAGATGGTGCTGGTTCTGCTGTGCATTTGCGGCGCGCTGCTGCTGATCCGCTGGGCTGCCATGATCTGGGCCTGA
- a CDS encoding cyanate transporter — translation MKRENNLLLVALVLAGLNMRPLMTSVSPLLGQLRQSIGLSPLAASLLPAVPMMMMGAIALISAPLMQRFAVRRLLLGGLLLLLLALVSRLFVTDGRWLVLTAVPGGAGIGIVQMAMPGLIRQRFGSRSAGVTGLWAAALMGGGGIGAAISPWLSAQAGWQGALSSWAVPVVLAILLWLFITTAPAARTAAAAMPSLWRKTRAWTLALSFGLVNGGYAICVAWLPDFYHQLGWSAQAGGSLLGMMIGCQVTGALLLPLLARGRDRRPLLLLTLAMQFSGMLGFLFAPQLAPWLWAAIAGFGLGGAFPLALVLALDHLEQPQAGARLVAFMQGVGFIIAGSMPFIAGQLHALTGHFTSVWILQAAVTLLLIGLNLRFHPRSYQHAFPGVKR, via the coding sequence ATGAAAAGAGAGAACAACCTGCTGCTGGTGGCGCTGGTGCTGGCCGGACTCAACATGCGACCGCTGATGACGTCGGTCAGTCCGTTACTCGGCCAGCTGCGACAGAGCATCGGTCTGTCACCGCTGGCGGCCTCGCTGCTGCCTGCGGTGCCGATGATGATGATGGGCGCTATTGCGTTAATCAGCGCCCCGCTGATGCAGCGTTTTGCAGTGCGCAGACTGCTGCTGGGCGGGTTGCTGCTGCTGTTGCTGGCGCTGGTGAGTCGGCTGTTTGTCACTGACGGCCGCTGGCTGGTGCTGACTGCCGTGCCGGGCGGGGCAGGGATTGGCATCGTACAGATGGCGATGCCGGGATTGATCCGTCAGCGCTTTGGCAGCCGCAGTGCAGGCGTAACCGGATTGTGGGCAGCGGCGCTGATGGGCGGCGGCGGGATTGGCGCGGCGATCTCGCCGTGGCTGAGTGCGCAGGCTGGCTGGCAGGGCGCGCTGAGCAGCTGGGCGGTGCCGGTGGTGCTGGCTATCCTGCTGTGGCTGTTTATCACCACCGCACCCGCAGCCCGGACAGCGGCCGCCGCGATGCCTTCGCTGTGGCGAAAAACCCGCGCCTGGACGCTGGCGTTAAGCTTTGGTCTGGTGAATGGCGGTTACGCCATCTGCGTCGCCTGGCTGCCCGATTTCTACCATCAGCTTGGCTGGAGCGCGCAGGCGGGCGGTTCACTGCTGGGCATGATGATCGGCTGTCAGGTTACGGGTGCGCTGCTGCTGCCCTTGCTGGCGCGGGGGCGCGATCGCCGTCCGCTGCTGCTGCTGACCCTGGCGATGCAGTTCAGCGGCATGCTCGGCTTCCTGTTCGCGCCACAGCTGGCGCCGTGGCTCTGGGCGGCGATCGCGGGCTTTGGACTGGGCGGGGCGTTTCCGCTGGCACTGGTGCTGGCGCTGGATCATCTGGAGCAGCCTCAGGCTGGCGCGCGGCTGGTCGCCTTTATGCAGGGCGTCGGTTTTATTATCGCGGGCAGCATGCCGTTTATCGCCGGACAGCTGCATGCGCTCACCGGTCATTTCACCAGCGTCTGGATTCTGCAGGCGGCGGTCACGCTGCTGCTGATCGGATTGAATCTGCGTTTCCATCCGCGCAGCTATCAGCACGCCTTTCCCGGGGTAAAACGCTGA
- a CDS encoding LysR family transcriptional regulator — protein MNRQPMFTPQQLLSFVAVCETASFTRAADRVHLSQSTVSQQVRRLEEMVGKELLVRSSHQVQITEEGEKLLGYARRIIALNGEAHDVLSDQWRDGVLRLGVPEDFAAPTAGLLAHFSRDHPQLRLDVMSGMQVELRRAWQREELDIMLIKQPAGERPLASRPEPLLWLDSAEWPCFEQTPVPLVLFPQQGLYRDEVCQTLDALGRSWRISYSSASLVALAAASAQGLGLTLLPASCRLPQHRVLGPEQGLPVIDTFELALFCRHPQDPLQRELAASLAAFGQLRWQ, from the coding sequence ATGAATCGTCAGCCGATGTTCACCCCACAGCAGCTGCTCAGCTTTGTGGCGGTGTGCGAAACCGCCAGCTTTACCCGCGCCGCCGACCGGGTGCATCTGTCGCAGTCCACCGTCAGCCAGCAGGTGCGGCGACTGGAGGAGATGGTAGGCAAAGAACTGCTGGTTCGCTCCTCCCATCAGGTGCAGATCACCGAAGAGGGCGAAAAACTTTTAGGCTACGCCCGGCGGATTATCGCCCTGAATGGCGAAGCGCACGATGTCCTGAGTGACCAGTGGCGCGACGGCGTGCTGCGTCTCGGCGTACCGGAAGATTTCGCCGCCCCCACTGCCGGTCTGCTGGCGCACTTCAGTCGCGACCATCCCCAGCTGCGGCTGGATGTGATGAGCGGCATGCAGGTGGAACTGCGTCGCGCCTGGCAGCGTGAAGAGCTGGACATCATGCTGATTAAACAGCCCGCTGGCGAGCGTCCGCTGGCATCACGTCCTGAACCGCTGCTGTGGCTCGACAGCGCAGAGTGGCCCTGCTTTGAGCAGACGCCGGTGCCGCTGGTGCTGTTTCCCCAGCAGGGGCTCTATCGCGATGAAGTCTGTCAGACGCTCGACGCGCTGGGCCGAAGCTGGCGCATCAGCTACAGCAGCGCCAGCCTGGTCGCGCTGGCCGCCGCCAGTGCTCAGGGGCTGGGACTCACATTACTGCCCGCCAGCTGCCGCCTGCCGCAGCACCGGGTGCTGGGCCCGGAACAGGGGCTGCCGGTGATTGATACCTTTGAACTGGCGCTGTTCTGCCGTCATCCGCAGGATCCGCTGCAGCGTGAACTGGCGGCGTCACTGGCGGCATTTGGTCAGCTGCGCTGGCAGTGA
- the dbpA gene encoding ATP-dependent RNA helicase DbpA: MTAFSTLNSLPDSQLDNLREMGYTSMTPVQAATLPAILQGRDVRAQAKTGSGKTAAFGIGLLHHIDSTRFQTQALILCPTRELADQVGNVLRQLARFTRNIKVLTLCGGQPMSAQRDSLVHPPHIVVGTPGRILDHINRENLKLDQLNTLVLDEADRMLEMGFLNDMETIIEATPASRQTLLFSATWPDGITAISTRFQRDALSVVTEDVSELPSIDQQFFEASHNEKLGLLIALLGDRQPSSCVVFCNTKRECDDVAAALNARDISALPLHGDLEQRDRERVLIRFANGSGRVLVATDVAARGLDIKSLAMVVNYQLAWDPEIHLHRIGRTARAGEHGVAVSLVAADEMARAHALEDFLQQKLPWVSASTLKKGSSKPLPAAMMTLCIDGGRKAKIRPGDILGALTGEAGYRADQIGKIVLTPTHAYVAIEANHAKAALVKLKQGKIKGKTCRAILLKD; encoded by the coding sequence GTGACCGCTTTTTCTACCCTCAATTCGCTTCCCGACAGCCAGCTCGATAACCTGCGCGAGATGGGCTACACCAGCATGACGCCCGTGCAGGCCGCTACGCTGCCCGCCATTCTGCAGGGACGCGACGTGCGCGCGCAGGCGAAAACCGGCAGCGGTAAAACGGCTGCCTTTGGTATTGGTCTACTGCACCATATCGACAGCACCCGCTTTCAGACGCAGGCATTGATCCTCTGTCCGACCCGCGAACTGGCGGATCAGGTGGGTAACGTGCTGCGCCAGCTGGCGCGCTTCACCCGTAACATCAAAGTCCTCACCCTGTGTGGCGGACAGCCGATGAGCGCACAGCGTGATTCGCTGGTACATCCACCGCATATCGTGGTCGGCACGCCGGGTCGTATCCTCGATCACATCAACCGCGAAAACCTTAAGCTGGACCAGCTCAACACGCTGGTACTGGATGAAGCGGATCGGATGCTGGAGATGGGCTTCCTCAATGATATGGAAACAATCATTGAAGCGACGCCCGCCTCGCGCCAGACGCTGCTCTTTTCCGCCACCTGGCCCGACGGCATCACCGCCATCAGCACCCGCTTCCAGCGCGATGCACTGAGCGTCGTGACCGAAGATGTCAGCGAACTGCCTTCAATCGATCAGCAGTTCTTTGAAGCCAGCCACAATGAAAAGCTGGGTCTGCTCATCGCACTGCTCGGCGATCGTCAGCCTTCATCCTGCGTGGTCTTTTGCAACACCAAACGCGAATGTGACGATGTCGCTGCGGCGCTTAACGCGCGTGATATCAGCGCTCTGCCACTGCATGGCGACCTGGAGCAGCGCGATCGCGAACGCGTACTGATCCGCTTCGCAAACGGCAGCGGTCGCGTGCTGGTTGCCACCGATGTCGCCGCACGCGGACTCGACATCAAATCGCTGGCGATGGTGGTCAACTACCAGCTCGCCTGGGATCCTGAAATTCACCTGCACCGCATCGGTCGTACCGCCCGTGCAGGCGAACATGGCGTTGCCGTCAGCCTGGTCGCTGCCGATGAGATGGCGCGCGCCCATGCGCTGGAAGACTTCCTGCAGCAGAAGCTGCCGTGGGTCTCGGCCAGCACGCTGAAAAAAGGCAGCAGCAAGCCGCTGCCAGCCGCCATGATGACGCTGTGCATTGATGGTGGCCGTAAAGCCAAGATTCGTCCGGGAGATATTCTGGGTGCGCTGACGGGTGAAGCGGGTTATCGCGCGGATCAGATCGGCAAAATTGTTCTGACACCTACGCATGCCTACGTGGCGATTGAAGCGAACCACGCCAAAGCGGCGCTGGTGAAACTCAAGCAGGGCAAAATCAAAGGCAAAACCTGCCGGGCGATTCTGCTGAAAGACTGA
- a CDS encoding NirD/YgiW/YdeI family stress tolerance protein — MKKVILASLLVMMSAGVSAEEGGYKAGDTPPPQHKQDAGYKGSEDTGQTHIDQIRDFRQGGYVTLEGYIVKKEQGERYQFRDNTGTLPIIAPKKTFDGKTYTAEDKVRVSGKVQGKGDKTILHVTQIEEP; from the coding sequence ATGAAAAAAGTGATTTTAGCGTCGTTGCTGGTGATGATGAGTGCGGGTGTGTCGGCTGAAGAGGGCGGATACAAAGCGGGCGATACGCCACCGCCACAGCACAAGCAGGATGCTGGCTATAAAGGCTCTGAAGATACCGGTCAGACGCATATTGATCAGATCCGCGATTTCCGTCAGGGCGGGTATGTGACGCTGGAAGGTTACATCGTGAAGAAAGAGCAGGGCGAGCGCTACCAGTTCCGCGACAACACCGGTACATTACCGATCATCGCACCGAAGAAGACCTTTGATGGTAAAACCTATACCGCAGAAGACAAAGTACGCGTCAGTGGCAAGGTACAGGGCAAAGGGGATAAAACCATTCTGCATGTGACGCAAATCGAAGAGCCATAA
- a CDS encoding type II CAAX endopeptidase family protein, whose amino-acid sequence MNTNSDRVTLTLFYVGSFVVYYLVTMLITLFPNYGVLRNDGLLVPVLCLFEFAVIYPLYRFYCQRRTDLPLGELGTLQTLLFTGALFVLMAGQMQFMQPEGWLVMQAQQGRNSLLILLLTAVLLAPVFEEVLFRGFLLQGFLLWAPRSRFACMLLTSLLFAVMHTQYVHWQTLIALTLFSLLLCYARLRSNSLALPIFLHTLNNLIALLPAWYFAG is encoded by the coding sequence ATGAATACCAATTCCGACAGAGTGACCCTGACGCTGTTCTACGTCGGCAGCTTTGTGGTCTATTACCTGGTTACCATGCTGATCACGCTGTTCCCTAATTACGGCGTGCTGCGTAATGACGGCCTGCTGGTGCCGGTACTCTGCCTGTTTGAATTTGCCGTGATCTACCCGCTCTACCGCTTCTATTGCCAGCGTCGCACCGATTTGCCGCTGGGTGAACTCGGCACGCTGCAAACCCTGCTGTTTACCGGCGCGCTGTTTGTGCTGATGGCGGGACAGATGCAGTTTATGCAGCCCGAAGGCTGGCTGGTGATGCAGGCGCAGCAGGGACGTAATTCGCTGCTGATCCTGCTGCTCACCGCCGTGCTGCTGGCCCCGGTATTTGAAGAGGTGCTGTTCCGCGGTTTCCTGTTGCAGGGCTTTCTGCTGTGGGCACCGCGCAGTCGCTTCGCCTGCATGCTGCTGACCTCACTGCTGTTTGCGGTGATGCATACGCAGTATGTGCACTGGCAGACGCTTATCGCCCTGACGCTGTTTTCGCTGTTGCTCTGCTATGCCCGGCTGCGGAGTAACAGTCTGGCGCTGCCCATCTTCCTGCACACCCTGAATAACCTGATTGCGCTGCTGCCCGCCTGGTATTTCGCTGGCTAG
- the lldP gene encoding L-lactate permease encodes MPIWQQNYDPLGNIWLSSLVALIPILFFFFALIKLKMKGYLAATTTVVLALLVALFLYQMPAAQALTAVVYGFLYGLWPIAWIIVAAVFVYKISVKTGQFDIIRASILSITPDQRLQMLIVGFSFGAFLEGAAGFGAPVAITAALLVGLGFNPLYAAGLCLIVNTAPVAFGAMGIPIIVAGQVTGLDSFAIGQMAGRQLPLLTLIVLFWIMAIMDGWRGVKETWPAVVVAGGSFAIAQFLSSNFLGPELPDIISSLASLISLTLFLRVWKPVRIFRFADAEAKQGDPLLPTQKYRLGQVIRAWMPFLFLTATVTLWSIPPFKALFAKGGALYDWVLAVPVPMLNELVARMPPVVSNATPYPAIYKLDLVSATGTAILIAAIMAILFLRMKPKAALQTFGETLKELALPIYSIGMVLAFAFISNYSGLSATLALALAHTGHAFTFFSPFLGWLGVFLTGSDTSSNALFAALQATTAQQIGVSDILLVAANTTGGVTGKMISPQSIAIACAAVGLVGKESDLFRFTVKHSLIFTCMVGVITTLQAYVFPWMIP; translated from the coding sequence ATGCCGATCTGGCAACAAAACTACGATCCGCTGGGTAATATCTGGCTCTCAAGTCTGGTCGCACTGATCCCGATTCTCTTTTTCTTCTTTGCGCTGATTAAGCTGAAGATGAAAGGCTACCTGGCGGCCACCACCACCGTGGTACTGGCGCTGCTGGTGGCGCTGTTTCTCTATCAGATGCCCGCTGCACAGGCGCTGACTGCCGTGGTGTACGGCTTCCTCTATGGATTGTGGCCGATTGCCTGGATTATTGTTGCCGCCGTCTTCGTCTACAAAATCTCGGTCAAAACCGGCCAGTTCGACATTATCCGCGCCTCAATCCTGTCGATTACGCCCGATCAGCGTCTGCAGATGCTGATTGTCGGCTTCTCGTTCGGGGCTTTCCTGGAGGGCGCGGCAGGCTTTGGTGCGCCGGTGGCGATTACGGCCGCGCTGCTGGTGGGACTCGGCTTTAATCCGCTCTACGCCGCCGGGCTCTGCCTGATTGTGAACACCGCACCCGTGGCTTTTGGCGCGATGGGCATTCCGATTATTGTGGCGGGCCAGGTTACCGGGCTGGACAGTTTTGCTATCGGCCAGATGGCCGGACGCCAGCTGCCGCTGCTGACCCTGATTGTGCTGTTCTGGATTATGGCGATTATGGATGGCTGGCGCGGGGTGAAAGAGACGTGGCCGGCGGTCGTTGTCGCGGGCGGATCCTTTGCCATCGCCCAGTTCCTCAGCTCCAACTTCCTGGGGCCGGAGCTGCCCGATATTATCTCGTCGCTCGCCTCGCTGATTTCGCTGACGCTGTTCCTGCGGGTCTGGAAACCGGTGCGCATTTTCCGCTTTGCCGATGCAGAGGCGAAGCAGGGCGATCCGTTGCTGCCCACGCAGAAGTATCGGCTGGGGCAGGTTATCCGCGCCTGGATGCCGTTCCTGTTTCTGACCGCCACCGTCACGCTCTGGAGCATCCCGCCGTTTAAAGCGCTGTTCGCCAAAGGCGGTGCGCTCTATGACTGGGTGCTGGCTGTGCCGGTGCCGATGCTGAATGAGCTGGTGGCGCGGATGCCGCCGGTGGTCAGCAATGCAACACCTTATCCGGCGATCTATAAACTGGATCTGGTCTCCGCGACCGGCACCGCGATTTTGATTGCGGCGATCATGGCTATTCTGTTCCTGCGCATGAAGCCAAAGGCGGCGCTGCAGACCTTTGGTGAAACGCTGAAAGAGCTGGCGCTGCCGATCTACTCCATCGGGATGGTGCTGGCCTTTGCGTTTATCTCCAACTACTCCGGTCTCTCTGCGACGCTGGCGCTGGCGCTGGCCCACACCGGTCACGCGTTTACCTTCTTCTCGCCGTTCCTCGGCTGGCTGGGCGTGTTCCTGACCGGATCTGATACCTCATCGAATGCGCTGTTTGCCGCGTTACAGGCGACGACCGCACAGCAGATCGGCGTCTCCGATATTCTGCTGGTGGCGGCCAACACCACCGGTGGCGTGACCGGTAAGATGATCTCGCCGCAGTCGATCGCCATCGCCTGTGCGGCGGTCGGACTGGTAGGGAAAGAGTCCGACCTGTTCCGGTTTACCGTAAAGCACAGCCTGATTTTCACCTGTATGGTCGGTGTGATTACCACGCTTCAGGCCTACGTCTTCCCGTGGATGATTCCATGA
- the lldD gene encoding FMN-dependent L-lactate dehydrogenase LldD: MIISAASDYRAAAQRILPPFLFHYLDGGAYAEHTLRRNVEDLSDVALRQRILKNMSELSLETKLFNETLSMPVALAPVGLCGMYARRGEVQAARAAALKGIPFTLSTVSVCPIEEVAPQINRPMWFQLYVLRDRGFMRNALERAKAAGCSTLVFTVDMPTPGARYRDAHSGMSGNHAALRRYWQAVTHPQWALDVGLQGRPHDLGNISAYLGKPTGLEDYIGWLANNFDPSISWKDLEWIREFWDGPMVIKGILDPEDARDAVRFGADGIVVSNHGGRQLDGVLSSARALPAIADAVKGDITILADSGIRNGLDVVRMIALGADSVLLGRAFIYALATHGQRGVENLLDLIEKEMRVAMTLTGTKSISEITRDSLVQAEALLAPAGTTPRPRAVS, from the coding sequence ATGATTATCTCAGCTGCCAGTGACTATCGCGCCGCCGCGCAACGTATCCTGCCGCCGTTCCTGTTTCACTATCTTGATGGCGGGGCCTACGCCGAGCACACCCTGCGACGTAACGTGGAAGACCTCTCTGACGTGGCGCTGCGCCAGCGGATTCTGAAGAACATGTCGGAACTGAGCCTTGAGACAAAATTATTCAATGAGACCCTGTCGATGCCGGTTGCGCTGGCGCCGGTCGGCCTGTGCGGCATGTATGCCCGCCGGGGTGAAGTGCAGGCCGCGCGCGCGGCGGCCCTGAAAGGCATTCCGTTTACCCTGTCGACGGTCTCGGTCTGCCCGATTGAAGAGGTGGCGCCACAGATCAACCGTCCGATGTGGTTCCAGCTCTATGTGCTGCGTGACCGCGGTTTTATGCGCAATGCGCTGGAGCGCGCCAAAGCCGCCGGTTGTTCAACGCTGGTGTTTACCGTGGATATGCCAACGCCAGGCGCGCGCTATCGCGATGCGCACTCCGGGATGAGCGGCAATCACGCTGCGCTGCGTCGTTACTGGCAGGCGGTCACCCATCCACAATGGGCGCTGGATGTGGGTCTGCAGGGGCGTCCACACGATCTGGGGAATATCTCCGCCTATCTCGGCAAGCCGACCGGGCTGGAAGATTATATCGGCTGGCTGGCGAACAACTTCGATCCCTCGATCAGCTGGAAAGATCTGGAGTGGATCCGCGAGTTCTGGGACGGGCCGATGGTGATCAAGGGCATTCTCGATCCGGAAGATGCGCGGGATGCGGTGCGTTTCGGTGCCGATGGCATCGTGGTGTCGAATCATGGCGGACGTCAGCTGGATGGCGTGCTCTCCTCGGCACGTGCGCTGCCAGCGATTGCCGATGCGGTCAAAGGCGACATCACCATTCTGGCGGACAGTGGCATCCGTAACGGGCTGGATGTGGTGCGGATGATCGCGCTGGGCGCAGACAGCGTGCTGCTGGGACGGGCATTTATCTATGCGCTGGCGACTCACGGTCAGCGCGGCGTCGAAAACCTGCTGGACCTGATTGAGAAAGAGATGCGCGTCGCCATGACGCTGACCGGCACAAAATCCATTAGTGAAATCACCCGCGATTCACTGGTGCAGGCGGAGGCGTTGCTGGCACCAGCAGGCACAACGCCACGTCCCCGCGCGGTGAGTTAG
- a CDS encoding OsmC family protein: protein MTIHKKGSAHWEGDIKGKGTVSTESGVLSQQPYGFNTRFEGGKGTNPEELIGAAHAACFSMALSLMLGNAGHPPESIDTTADVSLDKKGDGFAITKVALTSTISLPGIDESTFDEIINKAKAGCPVSQVLNAEITLDYTLNN, encoded by the coding sequence ATGACCATTCATAAGAAAGGTTCGGCGCACTGGGAAGGCGATATCAAAGGCAAAGGCACCGTCAGCACCGAGAGTGGCGTGCTGAGCCAGCAGCCTTATGGCTTTAACACCCGTTTTGAAGGCGGCAAAGGCACCAACCCGGAAGAACTGATTGGTGCAGCACATGCAGCCTGTTTCTCTATGGCGCTGTCACTGATGCTGGGTAATGCGGGTCATCCGCCAGAAAGCATCGACACCACGGCTGACGTCTCGCTGGACAAAAAAGGCGACGGCTTTGCCATCACCAAAGTGGCGCTGACCAGCACCATCTCTCTTCCTGGCATTGATGAGTCAACGTTCGACGAGATCATCAATAAAGCCAAAGCGGGCTGCCCGGTTTCTCAGGTTCTGAATGCGGAAATTACGCTGGATTACACCCTGAACAACTGA